The following coding sequences are from one Anabas testudineus chromosome 16, fAnaTes1.2, whole genome shotgun sequence window:
- the tex10 gene encoding testis-expressed protein 10 homolog, whose product MKAKKKKRQDDFQKVKLKVGKKKPKADNATNTNFRTKGIHLPEQLKRDTSGPTTHRQLGINDLLSQLHHYNANVKHSALLGLRELLSLNPSLLEQHLSRLLSEVAAVFTDKDGNVRVAATRVLRFIAQSVPAERVAPFFPVLSAHLSCAMTHIETGIHKDAMNILDVLLEHYPALLASRPAVLLTNFLELISHRQSSGGAKQAHDGKGRTWALSVCPNRTVTSQQWRLSVLLRLGRFLQAVVEERPSEAGDISIPAEGVFDSRGEGRVTPLYLNWEELTYSKVGVNVYEHSGAKPTPHSTFRLRPEMKPGSAVSEGLDSAEAVQSFAATLVPLLLEVWVEASASDSPWNNTEGAHLLTPDAMSVMFQVLSILQLLRKLAPQQEHQDALDAWLRKEYLGDFKQHFMKNFPYDTQDTPKHKKKVDLKRSKQTAAVPGLTVEPLALNITLCQVMVSLSQRQGLSQEMDGDWLTPLRTFVRDTLASGMKLSYRQLHMLLDTVWKMVFTQRSKTVTEDLLAAVYIYYKQKHLTLQTRSLLLSFYSKLYLQEQGHTHIARSKVLCRWLASLPVQLSQLGHRNPALSARLILSIQAAASRGNKDLLNSLQTHACRLYDPQEGAVVLLPPESQQRMVQLLYFLPKMPQSLLANLSSCCTAGRISAGLSASLIRIIHFRSSLSGWSVGNQEAALPDVDYISFLFSSLTGFSSDKLASLQEAGDESALPRSPLSPLSLYPTPLEQFTHHWDIVEEVCHCLETLGSKTQCFDILQNGICKYLTKLGVVPDSMAAGLIRAVSRLLDMSVQPIDPVLRFLSHCCLSLLALLITLQQEAPAETNHRREAIWGACVSALSTVPRLLRTVLQLLRVGDLSEEELPQLGQILSMLLQHTPLHNQLLANTALLQEIIQQLTRYSRGATREQWVTDLLYSYSITVAHSSSAHRGNLGLRDMY is encoded by the exons ATGAaggccaagaagaagaagaggcagGATGACTTCCAGAAGGTTAAGTTAAAGGTGGGAAAGAAGAAGCCCAAAGCTGATAATGCCACCAACACCAACTTTCGCACAAAGGGGATCCATCTACCTGAGCAGCTGAAGAGAGACACAAGTGGACCCACTACTCACAGACAGCTTGGTATCAAC GATCTCTTGTCTCAGCTCCACCACTACAATGCCAATGTGAAACATAGTGCCTTGTTGGGTTTGAGAGAGTTGCTGTCTCTTAATCCATCACTGTTAGAGCAACATCTCTCTCGATTGCTTTCTGAAGTGGCAGCTGTTTTCACGGACAAGGACGGCAACGTTCGTGTGGCAGCTACACGTGTGCTCAG ATTCATTGCACAGTCTGTGCCTGCAGAACGAGTGGCCCCATTTTTCCCTGTCCTCAGTGCCCACCTGTCTTGTGCCATGACCCACATTGAAACAGGCATCCACAAGGATGCTATGAATATTCTTGATGTTTTGCTGGAACACTACCCTGCTCTACTAGCATCACGGCCTGCTGTACTGCTTACGAATTTTCTAGAACTGATCTCTCACAGACAAAGCAGTGGAGGAGCCAAACAGGCTCATGATGGCAAAGGAAGGACCTGGGCTCTGTCGGTCTGTCCTAACAGAACTGTGACCAGCCAACAGTGGCGGCTCTCTGTGCTTCTCAG ACTTGGGCGCTTTCTGCAGGCAGTAGTTGAAGAAAGACCATCAGAAGCAGGGGACATTTCTATCCCAGCTGAAGGAGTGTTTGATTCCAGAGGGGAGGGCCGGGTTACACCTCTGTATCTCAACTGGGAAGAACTCACCTACAGTAAGGTTGGAGTTAACGTGTATGAGCATTCTGGGGCCAAACCTACTCCACATTCCACCTTTAGACTCAG ACCTGAGATGAAACCTGGATCTGCAGTGAGTGAGGGTCTAGACTCAGCTGAGGCTGTTCAAAGCTTTGCAGCTACTCTGGTGCCACTTCTCCTGGAAGTGTGGGTTGAGGCCAGCGCTAGTGACAGTCCCTGGAACAACACAGAGGGTGCTCACCTGCTCACCCCAGATGCCATGTCAGTAATGTTCCAGGTGTTGTCTATTCTGCAGTTGCTGAGAAAACTGGCTCCGCAACAGGAACACCAGGATGCATTG GACGCATGGCTTCGTAAAGAATACCTTGGAGATTTTAAGCAGCACTTCATGAAGAACTTTCCCTATGATACTCAAGACACACCCAAACATAAAAAGAAGGTTGATCTCAAAAG GAGTAAACAGACTGCAGCTGTTCCAGGTCTGACTGTGGAGCCTCTGGCCTTAAACATCACACTTTGCCAGGTCATGGTGTCTCTGAGTCAGAGACAGGGACTCAGCCAAGAGATGGATGGGGACTGGCTGACACCACTGAGGACATTTGTCCGAGACACCCTGGCCAGTGGAATGAAACTGAGCTACAGGCAGCTGCACATGCTGCTGGATACTGTGTGGAAGATGGTGTTCACACAGAGGAGCAAAA CAGTGACAGAGGACCTGTTGGCTGCAGTGTATATCTACTACAAGCAGAAGCACCTGACTCTACAGACACGatctctgctgctgtctttctACAGCAAGCTCTACCTGCAGGAACAAGGACATACACATATAGCCAG GAGCAAGGTGCTGTGTCGATGGCTGGCATCTCTTCCCGTCCAGCTGTCCCAGCTAGGCCATCGTAaccctgctctctctgctcGACTTATCTTGTCCATCCAGGCAGCTGCTTCTCGAGGAAACAAGGACCTGCTCAACAGTTTGCAGACACATGCCTGCAGACTCTAtg ATCCACAGGAAGGAGCTGTGGTGCTGTTACCGCCAGAGTCCCAACAACGAATGGTGCAGCTTCTCTACTTCCTACCCAAGATGCCACAGTCTCTTCTGGCCAAcctgagcagctgctgcactgctggACGGATCTCTGCTGGCCTATCTGCTTCTCTAATTCGTATCATACACTTTAG GTCATCTCTGAGTGGATGGTCAGTTGGGAACCAGGAAGCAGCTCTGCCGGATGTGGACTACATCAGCTTCCTGTTCTCCTCCCTCACAGGATTCTCGTCCGACAAGCTCGCCTCCCTGCAAGAGGCTGGTGATGAGAGTGCCCTGCCTCGCTCCCCTCTATCACCTCTCAGCCTCTACCCTACCCCGCTGGAGCAGTTCACACACCACTGGGACATTGTTGAG GAAGTGTGCCACTGTCTGGAAACTCTGGGTTCGAAGACTCAGTGCTTTGACATCTTGCAAAATGGCATTTGCAAATACCTG ACTAAGTTGGGTGTGGTTCCTGACAGTATGGCGGCTGGGCTGATCAGAGCGGTGTCCAGATTACTGGACATGTCTGTCCAACCCATTGATCCTGTGCTGCGCTTCTTGTCTCACTGCTGCCTCAGTCTGCTGGCTCTGCTCATCACCCTGCAACAAGAAGCACCTGCTGAAACCAACCATAGAAG GGAAGCAATTTGGGGTGCTTGTGTGTCAGCACTGAGCACTGTTCCTCGCCTGCTGCGGACGGTTCTGCAGTTGTTGCGTGTTGGAGATCTGAGTGAGGAGGAGCTACCACAGCTCGGGCAGATCCTGTcaatgctgctgcagcacacgCCGCTCCACAACCAGCTACTGGCCAACACGGCTCTGCTGCAAGAGATAATACAACAGCTCACg AGATACTCCCGAGGAGCAACCAGGGAGCAGTGGGTGACGGACTTGCTGTATAGTTACAGCATCACCGTGGCTCACAGCTCTTCCGCTCATCGTGGAAATCTGGGCCTTCGAGACATGTACTGA
- the invs gene encoding inversin, with protein MASSTSSSRPASLGSQVHAAAVNGNRSALLKLITAEPSLRDHEDQFGRTPLMYCVLADRLDCAEILLKAGASVNKTDHSQRTALHLAAQKGNVRFLKLLLSRRANWLQKDLEEMTPLHLATRHPSPKALALLLKHIGPGEVDTQDKNKQTALHWSAFYNRPEHVRLLIKHDSNIGIPDSEGKIPLHWAAHSQEPSATQTVRCILEAAPTESLLNWQDYEGRTPLHFAVADGNEAVVEVLTSYEGCNVTAYDNLFRTPLHWAALLGHAKIVHLLLERNTSGTIPSDSQGATPLHYGAQSNNAETVGVFLSHPSVKDEPDLEGRTAFMWAAGKGSDDVICTMLALTPHIDINMADKYGGTALHAASLSGHVSTVKLLLERGAMVDSLDVMKHTPLFRACEMGHRDVILTLIKGSARVDLVDVDGHTALHWAALGGNAEVCQILMENGISPNVQDQAGRTPLQCAAYGGYITCMAVLMENNADPNLQDKEGRTALHWSCNNGYLDAVKLLLGYNAFPNHMEHTEERYTPLDYALLGGHSEVTQFMLEHGALSIAAIQDIAAATIQAVYKGYTVRKAFRERKQLLMRHEQLRKDAAKKREEEQRRREAVQHVSVSTAEKRKVSLVKVEQEKLALVNIIEELSMNDSVAEIKKLPKANRPKNKEERHTAHKSRSSRRGKAAEPHEVPETWSQQNPLTGDIVPSASQTTRLKELLSPVSCSQPTSLKARPPSMPKPRERPSSNTCAPSTSVSAMDQTEANTRECTSLKKRDSHMSVQRAPDKTETHTSPQKHRSHKETTSERTTTKDQSHTPSLRSSSSIGHKGSSRKTQSATHAPISTFTHRERDKEQRRRKNEAARIIQRAWRRFHTRRPREDAAHEEVGFSDLNHTYNRKKMAPPTKLALSKNSALQSIYGNPVARRGRSLRGSQSQLLLDMPLRTQSQLSGIDCVHLTDMVNQAKHYSYHLRPHSAGQGTRGRGKH; from the exons GGAAACGTGCGTttcctgaagctgctgctgtcgaGACGTGCTAACTGGCTGCAGAAAGATTTAGAGGAGATGACCCCGCTGCACCTGGCCACCCGTCACCCCTCCCCAAAAGCCCTCGCCCTGTTGCTCAAACACATCGGACCTGGAGAGGTTgacacacaagacaaaaataaG cAAACTGCTCTCCACTGGTCAGCGTTTTATAACCGACCAGAACACGTTCGCCTTCTGATCAAGCACGATTCCAACATCGGCATCCCAGACAGTGAAGGCAAAATCCCACTGCACTGGGCCGCACACAGTCAGGAGCCCAGCGCCACTCAGACTGTCCGCTGTATATTG GAGGCAGCTCCCACTGAGTCCCTGTTAAACTGGCAGGACTATGAGGGGAGGACCCCCCTGCACTTTGCTGTTGCCGACGGTAACGAGGCAGTGGTGGAGGTGCTGACGTCGTACGAGGGCTGTAATGTGACAGCTTATGATAACCTCTTCAGAACACCGCTGCACTGGGCCGCTCTGCTCG GCCATGCCAAAATTgtccacctgctgctggagaGAAACACATCAGGTACTATTCCGTCAGACAGCCAAGGAGCAACACCTCTGCACTACGGAGCTCAGAGCAACAATGCA GAGACAGTTGGGGTATTTCTGTCCCACCCTTCAGTGAAGGATGAGCCTGATCTGGAGGGACGGACGGCCTTCATGTGGGCCGCTGGGAAGGGCAGTGATGATGTGATCTGCACTATGCTAGCCCTCACCCCTCATATTGACATCAACATGGCTGACAAGTACGGCGGCACCG CACTTCATGCGGCCTCCCTGTCAGGTCATGTGAGcacagtgaagctgctgctggaaagaGGGGCAATGGTCGACTCTCTGGATGTGATGAAACACACGCCGCTGTTTCGTGCCTGCGAAATGGGTCACAGAGATGTAATACTCACACTCATCAAAG GTTCTGCACGTGTTGACCTAGTAGATGTGGATGGTCACACTGCTCTTCACTGGGCAGCTCTGGGAGGAAATGCTGAAGTGTGCCAGATACTGATGGAGAATGGGATTAGTCCCAATGTACAG GACCAGGCAGGACGCACTCCTCTGCAGTGCGCTGCGTATGGTGGCTACATCACCTGCATGGCTGTCCTCATGGAGAACAATGCTGATCCCAACTTACAGGATAAGGAG GGGCGGACTGCTCTCCACTGGTCATGTAACAATGGCTACCTGGATgctgtgaagctgctgctgggcTACAATGCCTTTCCTAACCACATGGAGCACACCGAGGAGAG GTACACACCGCTGGACTATGCTTTGTTGGGGGGGCACAGTGAGGTGACTCAGTTCATGCTGGAGCATGGCGCTCTGTCCATAGCAGCCATCCAGGACATCGCCGCTGCCACCATCCAGGCTGTTTACAAGGGATATACCGTCCGAAAGGCATTCAGGGAGAGAAAGCAGCTCCTCATGAGGCACGAACAACTGCGCAAGGATGCAGCCAA gaaacgagaggaagagcagaggagaagagaagctGTGCAGCATGTTTCAGTGTCTACTGCAGAGAAACGGAAGGTTTCACTGGTGAAAGTGGAGCAGGAGAAGCTTGCCTTAGTCAACATTATAGAGGAATTATCCATGAATGACTCTGTGGCGGAAATAAAGAAATTGCCCAAAGCTAATCGACCTaagaacaaagaggagagacacacaG CCCACAAGAGCAGATCATCCAGAAGAGGTAAAGCAGCTGAACCTCATGAGGTTCCTGAAACTTGGAGCCAACAAAATCCTCTGACTGGTGACATTGTGCCCAGTGCTTCCCAGACCACCAGACTGAAGGAACTTCTTTCACCTGTCAGTTGTAGTCAGCCAACCAGCCTCAAAGCCAGGCCGCCCTCGATGCCCAAACCCAGGGAACGACCTTCCTCAAACACATGTGCTCCTTCCACAAGTGTCTCCGCTATGGACCAAACTGAGGCCAATACCAGGGAATGCACCTCTctaaaaaagagagacagtCACATGAGTGTGCAGAGAGCCCCCGACAAGACTGAAACCCACACTTCTCCACAAAAGCACAGAAGCCACAAGGAGACCACTTCAGAGAGGACCACTACCAAAGACCAAAGTCACACACCCTCTTTAAGAAGCAGTTCATCTATAGGCCACAAAGGCTCTTCGAGAAAGACTCAGTCTGCCACACATGCACCAATCTCAACCTTTACACACAGGGAACGCGACAAAGAGCAGCGCAGGAGGAAGAATGAGGCTGCGCGCATCATCCAGCGAGCTTGGCGAAG gtTTCACACACGCAGACCGAGAGAGGATGCTGCCCATGAAGAGGTTGGGTTTAGTGATTTAAACCACACCTATAACAGGAAGAAGATGGCCCCGCCTACTAAACTGGCACTGAGTAAGAACTCAGCGCTTCAGAGTATCTATG GCAACCCTGTAGCCAGACGAGGCCGCTCACTGCGTGGATCACAGTCTCAGCTTCTCCTGGACATGCCACTACGCACTCAGAGCCAGT tgagTGGCATAGACTGCGTACACCTGACTGACATGGTGAATCAAGCCAAGCATTATTCTTACCACCTGAGACCACATAGTGCCGGACAGGGGACCAGAGGCCGGGGAAAACATTGA